A single genomic interval of Burkholderia cepacia ATCC 25416 harbors:
- a CDS encoding branched-chain amino acid ABC transporter permease, giving the protein MHAFALQAFNGLSYGLLLFMLSAGLTLIFSVQGVLNFAHASFYMLGAYVGYSIAARAGFWPALVLAPLAVGLLGAGCERTLLRRVQARGHTSELLLTFGLAYLIGEGAKLVWGLAPLPAPVPALFDGAPATVFDLALPRYRLFMMGMSAAMLVALGALLRTSRIGLVVRAALTHRAAVEALGYDVPRVMTALFGAGTALAALAGVIGAPLAVIEPALAETVGSVVFAVVVIGGLGSLGGAFAASLAVGCAQTFAAASDTSLRDLASWAGIALPDSVATVSIAQLAPLVPYLLLVAVLVARPRGLFGERADA; this is encoded by the coding sequence GTGCACGCATTCGCGCTCCAGGCCTTCAACGGCCTCAGCTACGGCTTGCTGCTGTTCATGCTGTCGGCCGGCCTCACGCTGATCTTCAGCGTGCAGGGCGTGCTCAACTTCGCACACGCGAGCTTCTACATGCTCGGCGCGTATGTCGGCTACAGCATCGCGGCCCGCGCGGGCTTCTGGCCCGCGCTGGTTCTCGCGCCGCTCGCGGTCGGGCTGCTCGGCGCCGGCTGCGAACGCACGCTGCTGCGCCGGGTCCAGGCGCGCGGCCATACGAGCGAACTGCTGCTGACCTTCGGGCTCGCGTACCTGATCGGCGAGGGCGCGAAACTCGTGTGGGGCCTGGCGCCGCTGCCGGCCCCCGTGCCGGCGCTGTTCGACGGCGCGCCCGCGACCGTCTTCGACCTCGCGCTGCCGCGCTACCGGCTGTTCATGATGGGAATGTCCGCGGCGATGCTCGTCGCGCTCGGCGCGTTGTTGCGCACGTCGCGCATCGGGCTCGTGGTGCGCGCGGCACTCACGCACCGGGCGGCCGTCGAGGCGCTCGGCTACGACGTGCCGCGTGTGATGACGGCGCTGTTCGGCGCGGGCACCGCGCTGGCCGCGCTGGCCGGCGTGATCGGCGCGCCGCTCGCGGTGATCGAACCCGCGCTGGCCGAAACCGTCGGTTCGGTCGTGTTCGCGGTCGTCGTGATCGGCGGGCTCGGTTCGCTCGGCGGCGCGTTCGCGGCGTCGCTCGCCGTCGGTTGCGCGCAGACCTTCGCGGCCGCGAGCGATACGTCGCTGCGCGACCTCGCGTCATGGGCCGGCATCGCGCTGCCCGACAGCGTGGCCACGGTATCGATCGCGCAGCTCGCGCCGCTGGTGCCGTACCTGCTGCTCGTCGCGGTGCTGGTCGCGCGGCCGCGCGGGCTGTTCGGCGAGCGCGCCGATGCGTAG
- a CDS encoding branched-chain amino acid ABC transporter permease, which translates to MRSRALAHGLARGALFAACVALPAWLWPHGAVLGYLAQTAALAVLALSYNLQLGTTGLLSFGHAAFAGLGAFAAAHWFNHFGGPLPLLPLVGGMAGAGLGFAAGLLATRRSGTAFAMITLGLGECVAAAAWSVPAWFGGIGGVPIDRASGMPWGGWHFGAPVQAYAVIAAWCIASAWAMHALTRTPLARLANAVRDNPARVAALGTDPRRVRLAMVTCASFFAGVAGTLTLIDVEIATPDSVSMARSATVLIAAVIGGTGTFFGPAAGAAVLTLLSIVVAGVSRAWALYLGVLFVAIVVAAPRGIAGIVQALAQASRRGAPAAERWRMLCAVAACVFWGVAIVCAAELGYAWRFAQDDGAGFAFGAWRIDADTPAGWAVACSAAGIGALLWGWRARFAPGGQAGKREDVR; encoded by the coding sequence ATGCGTAGCCGCGCGCTCGCCCACGGTCTGGCGCGCGGGGCGCTGTTCGCCGCGTGCGTCGCGCTGCCCGCGTGGCTGTGGCCGCATGGCGCGGTGCTCGGTTATCTCGCGCAGACGGCCGCGCTCGCCGTGCTCGCGCTGTCGTACAACCTGCAGCTCGGCACGACCGGGCTGCTGTCGTTCGGCCACGCGGCGTTCGCGGGCCTCGGCGCGTTCGCGGCCGCGCACTGGTTCAACCACTTCGGCGGCCCGCTGCCGCTGTTGCCGCTCGTCGGCGGCATGGCCGGTGCCGGTTTAGGCTTCGCGGCCGGGCTGCTCGCGACGCGCCGCTCGGGCACCGCGTTCGCGATGATCACGCTCGGGCTCGGCGAATGCGTCGCGGCCGCCGCCTGGAGCGTGCCCGCGTGGTTCGGCGGAATCGGCGGCGTGCCGATCGACCGCGCGAGCGGCATGCCGTGGGGCGGCTGGCATTTCGGCGCACCGGTGCAGGCGTATGCGGTCATCGCCGCGTGGTGCATCGCGTCGGCGTGGGCCATGCACGCGCTGACGCGCACGCCGCTCGCGCGGCTCGCGAACGCGGTGCGCGACAACCCCGCGCGCGTCGCCGCGCTCGGCACCGATCCGCGCCGCGTGCGGCTCGCGATGGTCACCTGCGCGTCGTTCTTCGCGGGTGTCGCGGGCACGCTGACACTGATCGACGTCGAAATCGCGACGCCCGACAGCGTGTCGATGGCGCGTTCGGCGACCGTGCTGATCGCCGCGGTGATCGGCGGCACCGGTACGTTCTTCGGGCCGGCGGCCGGTGCCGCCGTGCTGACCCTGCTGAGCATCGTCGTCGCGGGCGTGTCGCGCGCGTGGGCGCTGTATCTCGGCGTGCTGTTCGTCGCGATCGTCGTGGCCGCGCCGCGCGGGATCGCCGGGATCGTGCAGGCGCTCGCGCAAGCATCGCGGCGCGGCGCGCCGGCGGCCGAGCGGTGGCGCATGCTGTGCGCGGTCGCCGCGTGCGTGTTCTGGGGCGTCGCGATCGTCTGCGCGGCGGAGCTCGGTTATGCGTGGCGCTTCGCGCAGGACGACGGCGCAGGCTTCGCGTTCGGCGCCTGGCGCATCGACGCCGATACGCCGGCCGGCTGGGCCGTCGCGTGTTCGGCGGCCGGCATCGGTGCGTTGCTGTGGGGCTGGCGCGCGCGCTTCGCGCCGGGCGGGCAGGCGGGCAAGCGGGAGGACGTGCGATGA